The following proteins come from a genomic window of Halomarina ordinaria:
- a CDS encoding class I SAM-dependent methyltransferase produces MSVRREFDAWAADGRDRGMEERHWHTAKHALARMPVEEGDHLLDLGTGSGYAGRALRETAGAGRVYGLDGAPEMARNARSYTDDSAVGYVVADFGVPESRREAGAVGLPFADDSLDHAWSMEAFYYAGDPAFTLSELRRVLRPGGTFFCAVNYYEENVHSHDWQEDIDVEMTRWSRAEYREAFREAGFHVAEQDTIPDEETEIPPESAFPHEGWETREAMVERYRVYGTLLTVGVVP; encoded by the coding sequence ATGAGTGTCAGACGCGAGTTCGACGCGTGGGCCGCCGACGGCCGGGACAGGGGGATGGAAGAGCGCCACTGGCACACCGCGAAGCACGCGCTGGCGCGGATGCCCGTCGAGGAGGGGGACCACCTCCTCGACCTGGGGACGGGCAGCGGCTACGCCGGACGCGCCCTCCGCGAGACGGCCGGCGCCGGCCGGGTCTACGGCCTCGACGGCGCGCCGGAGATGGCCCGCAACGCCCGCTCGTACACCGACGATTCGGCGGTGGGGTACGTCGTCGCCGACTTCGGCGTCCCCGAGTCACGACGCGAGGCCGGCGCGGTCGGCCTCCCGTTCGCCGACGACAGCCTCGACCACGCCTGGAGCATGGAGGCGTTCTACTACGCGGGCGACCCGGCGTTCACCCTCTCGGAACTGCGCCGCGTCCTCAGACCCGGCGGGACGTTCTTCTGTGCGGTGAACTACTACGAGGAGAACGTCCACTCCCACGACTGGCAGGAGGACATCGACGTGGAGATGACCCGCTGGTCGCGCGCGGAGTACCGCGAGGCGTTCCGCGAGGCGGGCTTTCACGTCGCCGAACAGGACACCATCCCCGACGAGGAGACGGAGATACCCCCCGAGTCGGCGTTCCCCCACGAGGGGTGGGAGACGCGCGAGGCGATGGTCGAACGCTACCGGGTGTACGGGACGCTCCTGACGGTGGGCGTCGTCCCCTGA
- a CDS encoding endonuclease NucS domain-containing protein — translation MSPSDPASTVRIVAGDCTTEFEGTREQVQRGCVVCLLKPDDTVLVHDADGYQPVAWLTRPESRSVTHDPLVVEARDGDQFLRVTVHESFADYTVPAGPAGAPVGTAPDGGALVRTRGAVVNLDSGARYGLPADAVVLDARCDCGLPRMRVERGAVFEVCVDRACESLDDAVREAFDRAWDCPDCGTDLRVLRRGGLLAGCDAYPDCETAFVIPEGVVSGTCPCGLPAFETPSGVRCLDATCDRPGGNTFAGP, via the coding sequence GTGTCACCGTCCGACCCCGCCTCGACCGTCCGTATCGTCGCCGGCGACTGCACCACCGAGTTCGAGGGCACCCGCGAGCAGGTCCAGCGCGGCTGCGTCGTCTGCCTGCTCAAACCCGACGACACCGTCCTCGTCCACGACGCCGACGGCTACCAGCCGGTGGCGTGGCTCACACGCCCCGAGTCCCGCTCCGTGACGCACGACCCGCTGGTCGTCGAGGCGCGCGACGGCGACCAGTTCCTCCGCGTGACGGTCCACGAGTCCTTCGCCGATTACACCGTCCCCGCCGGGCCGGCCGGCGCCCCCGTCGGGACCGCCCCCGACGGCGGGGCGCTCGTCCGCACCCGTGGCGCGGTCGTGAACCTCGACTCGGGGGCGCGCTACGGCCTCCCCGCGGACGCCGTCGTCCTCGACGCGCGCTGCGACTGCGGCCTCCCGCGGATGCGCGTCGAGCGTGGAGCGGTCTTCGAGGTGTGTGTCGACCGCGCCTGCGAGTCGCTCGACGACGCGGTCCGCGAGGCCTTCGACCGCGCGTGGGACTGTCCCGACTGCGGTACCGACCTCAGGGTCCTCCGGCGCGGCGGCCTGCTCGCCGGCTGTGACGCCTACCCCGACTGCGAGACGGCGTTCGTGATTCCCGAGGGGGTCGTGAGCGGGACGTGTCCCTGCGGACTCCCGGCGTTCGAGACGCCCTCCGGCGTGCGCTGTCTGGACGCGACGTGCGACCGGCCAGGGGGTAACACGTTCGCCGGCCCCTGA
- a CDS encoding DUF1684 domain-containing protein — MTDDFDEDDWREQLDALREEKDAFFADHPQSPVPPEHREGFEGLAYFDPDPSYRVDARVERHDDPEPVTMETTNGPEVRYERVATLHFDLGGEERTLGAYRQDPDDQLFVPFRDKTTGQESYHRGRYMELDVEGELPERVPLDFNLAYNPFCAYSETFACPLPPEGNWLGTVVEAGERDVKF; from the coding sequence ATGACCGACGACTTCGACGAGGACGACTGGCGCGAGCAACTGGACGCGCTGCGCGAGGAGAAGGACGCGTTCTTCGCGGACCACCCGCAGTCGCCGGTTCCGCCCGAGCACCGCGAGGGGTTCGAGGGGCTCGCGTACTTCGACCCCGACCCATCGTACCGCGTCGACGCGCGCGTCGAGCGCCACGACGACCCCGAACCGGTGACGATGGAGACGACGAACGGCCCCGAGGTGCGCTACGAGCGCGTCGCCACCCTGCACTTCGACCTCGGGGGCGAGGAGCGGACGCTCGGTGCCTACCGGCAGGACCCGGACGACCAGCTGTTCGTCCCCTTCCGCGACAAGACCACCGGCCAGGAGAGCTACCACCGGGGGCGCTACATGGAACTCGACGTCGAGGGCGAGCTGCCCGAGCGCGTCCCGCTCGACTTCAACCTCGCGTACAACCCCTTCTGCGCCTACTCGGAGACGTTCGCCTGCCCGCTCCCGCCGGAGGGAAACTGGCTCGGGACCGTCGTCGAAGCGGGCGAGCGCGACGTCAAGTTCTGA
- a CDS encoding sulfurtransferase, producing the protein MSEYAKDVLVSCDWVEEHLDEFQSDDPAYRLVEVDVDTEAYDEGHAPGAIGFNWETQLQDQTQRDVLSKEDFEDLLGSHGISNDSTVVLYGDNSNWFAAYTYWQFKYFGHEDVRLMNGGRDYWLDNDYPLTEEAPDFPEQEYTADEPDESIRAYRDDVEEAMEQGVPMVDVRSPEEFSGEILAPPGLQETAQRGGHIPGASNISWAATVNDDGTFKSADELRELYESEGVDGDGEVVAYCRIGERSSIAWFALHELLGYDDVRNYDGSWTEWGNLVNAPIETGDGN; encoded by the coding sequence ATGAGTGAATACGCCAAAGACGTGCTCGTCTCCTGCGACTGGGTAGAGGAGCACCTGGACGAGTTCCAGAGCGACGACCCCGCGTATCGACTGGTCGAAGTCGACGTGGACACCGAGGCCTACGACGAGGGTCACGCCCCCGGGGCCATCGGGTTCAACTGGGAGACCCAGTTGCAGGACCAGACCCAGCGCGACGTCCTCTCGAAGGAGGACTTCGAGGACCTGCTCGGCAGTCACGGCATCTCGAACGACTCGACCGTGGTGCTGTACGGCGACAACTCCAACTGGTTCGCCGCCTACACCTACTGGCAGTTCAAGTACTTCGGTCACGAGGACGTCCGCCTCATGAACGGCGGCCGCGACTACTGGCTCGACAACGACTACCCGCTCACCGAGGAGGCCCCTGACTTCCCCGAGCAGGAGTACACCGCCGACGAACCCGACGAGTCCATCCGCGCCTACCGCGACGACGTCGAGGAGGCCATGGAACAGGGCGTCCCGATGGTCGACGTCCGCTCGCCCGAGGAGTTCAGCGGCGAGATCCTCGCCCCCCCGGGACTGCAGGAGACCGCCCAGCGCGGCGGCCACATCCCCGGCGCGTCGAACATCTCGTGGGCCGCCACGGTCAACGACGACGGCACGTTCAAGTCCGCCGACGAACTGCGCGAACTGTACGAGAGCGAGGGCGTCGACGGCGACGGCGAGGTCGTCGCCTACTGCCGCATCGGCGAGCGCTCTTCCATCGCCTGGTTCGCGCTGCACGAACTGCTCGGCTACGACGACGTGCGCAACTACGACGGCTCCTGGACGGAGTGGGGCAACCTCGTCAACGCACCCATCGAGACCGGCGACGGCAACTGA
- a CDS encoding aspartate kinase, giving the protein MRVVAKFGGTSLGNGDRINRAADSIAAAVDTGHEVAVVASAMGSTTDDLLDSITFDIEEADRAEIVSMGERTSVRMLKAALGARGVNAMFVEPGSEHWPVVTNARGEVDVEETKRRAKALADRLGDVVPVVTGFLAQDHAGNTTTLGRGGSDTTAVMLGNYMEADEVVIVTDVEGVMTGDPSVVEGARNVGQITVDELRNLSFRGAEVVAPSALSYKTEHLGVRVVHYQHGDLLGGGTSIEGQFENLIDLKDEPLACLTIAGRAMRNKPGVLARLSTALFEAGINIDAVASGMDSITYYVERDVAEQAETVLHEEVVADETLSSVTVDDGVAVIRVTGGELPNRPGIVRHIVDPVSDARINIHDVITSATSVALFVRWEDREDALRIIQEEFVA; this is encoded by the coding sequence GTGCGCGTCGTAGCCAAGTTCGGCGGGACCAGTCTCGGCAACGGCGACCGAATCAACCGCGCGGCGGACTCCATCGCGGCCGCCGTCGACACGGGCCACGAGGTGGCCGTCGTCGCCAGCGCCATGGGGAGTACGACCGACGACCTCCTCGACTCCATCACGTTCGACATCGAGGAGGCCGACCGCGCCGAGATCGTCAGCATGGGCGAGCGTACCTCCGTCCGGATGCTGAAGGCGGCGCTCGGCGCCCGCGGCGTGAACGCGATGTTCGTCGAACCGGGTAGCGAGCACTGGCCGGTCGTCACCAACGCCCGGGGGGAGGTGGACGTCGAGGAGACCAAGCGCCGCGCGAAGGCGCTCGCCGACCGCCTCGGCGACGTCGTCCCCGTCGTCACGGGGTTCCTCGCACAGGACCACGCGGGCAACACGACGACGCTCGGACGCGGCGGCTCCGACACCACCGCGGTCATGCTCGGCAACTACATGGAGGCCGACGAGGTGGTCATCGTCACCGACGTCGAGGGCGTCATGACCGGCGACCCCTCGGTGGTCGAGGGGGCGCGCAACGTGGGCCAGATCACCGTCGACGAACTCCGGAACCTCTCGTTCCGGGGGGCGGAGGTGGTCGCGCCGAGCGCGCTCAGCTACAAGACCGAGCACCTCGGAGTCCGGGTCGTCCACTACCAGCACGGCGACCTCCTCGGCGGCGGGACGAGCATCGAGGGACAGTTCGAGAACCTCATCGACCTGAAGGACGAACCGCTCGCCTGTCTCACCATCGCGGGACGAGCGATGCGCAACAAACCGGGCGTGCTCGCGCGCCTCTCGACGGCGCTGTTCGAGGCGGGCATCAACATCGACGCCGTCGCCAGCGGGATGGACTCCATCACCTACTACGTCGAGCGCGACGTCGCCGAACAGGCCGAGACGGTGCTCCACGAGGAGGTCGTCGCCGACGAGACGCTCTCCAGCGTCACCGTCGACGACGGCGTCGCCGTCATCCGGGTCACGGGCGGGGAACTCCCCAACCGCCCCGGTATCGTCCGTCACATCGTCGACCCCGTCTCCGACGCCCGCATCAACATCCACGACGTCATCACGAGCGCCACCAGCGTCGCGCTGTTCGTCCGCTGGGAGGACCGCGAGGACGCGCTGCGTATCATCCAGGAGGAGTTCGTCGCGTAG
- a CDS encoding rubrerythrin family protein, translated as MTSTSEDFLDRVRSENRTALSRLGSSKALYADTGGDIDVAPVLRAAATAEHAAMETFETWAEEEDGAAGEAFAATASEERDHYERVVARLDGDDPYLDETPAIQRYLRDLDDTLDRAGGFVGRTVAAEKSKDQLVGFFVGQADPQSSQAFREMGGDLDDQLDRGVDLLAELCESDEDWGSALEAASGAIQAAYEEYTERLNDLGVNPKPVC; from the coding sequence ATGACTTCGACGTCGGAGGACTTCCTCGACCGCGTCCGCTCGGAGAACCGCACCGCGCTCTCCCGTCTCGGCTCCTCGAAGGCGCTCTACGCCGACACCGGTGGCGACATCGACGTCGCTCCCGTCCTGCGGGCGGCCGCCACGGCCGAACACGCCGCCATGGAGACGTTCGAGACGTGGGCCGAGGAGGAAGACGGCGCGGCCGGCGAGGCGTTCGCCGCCACCGCGAGCGAGGAGCGCGACCACTACGAGCGGGTCGTCGCCCGCCTCGACGGGGACGACCCCTACCTCGACGAGACGCCCGCCATCCAGCGGTACCTCCGGGACCTCGACGACACCCTCGACCGCGCGGGCGGGTTCGTCGGCCGGACGGTCGCCGCCGAGAAGTCGAAGGACCAGCTGGTGGGCTTCTTCGTCGGACAGGCCGACCCGCAGTCGAGCCAGGCGTTCCGCGAGATGGGCGGTGACCTCGACGACCAGCTCGACCGGGGCGTCGACCTGCTCGCGGAACTCTGTGAGAGCGACGAGGACTGGGGGAGCGCGCTGGAGGCCGCGAGCGGCGCGATTCAGGCCGCCTACGAGGAGTACACCGAGCGGCTGAACGACCTCGGCGTCAACCCCAAGCCGGTCTGCTGA
- a CDS encoding DEAD/DEAH box helicase, whose amino-acid sequence MHVTERLPKFADAFPFESFNRMQSEALPAILERDENVVVSAPTASGKTALAELAICKTLERDGTALFLAPLRALTNEKESEWERFESLGYSVYVVTGERDLNPRRAERADILVMTPEKADSATRKHESTRYGFIRDVDCCVIDEVHLLDSDRRGSVLEVTVSRLRRICDPRIVALSATMPNVDDVAAWLDAVPETTFEFGDEYRPVPLEAGVRTYAHGDNPFADKYRRLYRALDIAEPHIREEGQALVFVASRQDTVRAAEKARDELAGRDVPMGARGDYDFHTEATDLQNKTLRQSVLDGVGFHHAGLSREDKNRVEAWFKRGDIQLLFSTSTLAWGVNLPARCVVIRDTKLHDPLEGEVDMSPLDVLQMLGRAGRPGYDDAGYAWVVCDAADADRYRRLLKEGKEIESRLAADLDAHLNAEIALGTIDDLDDVMDWLDTTFYATRARSAPDAYDFGGRLRERVRETLSRLVEGGFVETDSELRVEGTALGQLTSRFYLRLDTAERFARLARSDDIGEMDVLAAVAGAAEFDSVSCRQSERDAVDAVLTGRAADVDDAGHRKVLAILRASMAGTTPGELQSDAWVIRQNALRLLAALRAFLERFESPVAANLTRRVEARVENAISADAVGLTAIDGVGSGRAKKLASEGLTTPADVVDAGVDALVAAGLSEGVAERVVESARGLPAVEVAWGDFPDSVARGRNDMREVRVRSAAGGARAAVAVTVNGVEMTDSTTYLGETTVPVGVFGGSADEMEYVVTVTFPDLPLVPVTRSRTVRVE is encoded by the coding sequence GTGCACGTCACCGAGCGCCTCCCGAAGTTCGCCGACGCCTTCCCCTTCGAGTCGTTCAATCGAATGCAGTCGGAGGCGCTCCCCGCCATCCTCGAACGCGACGAGAACGTCGTCGTCAGCGCACCCACCGCCAGCGGCAAGACGGCGCTCGCGGAACTCGCCATCTGCAAGACCCTCGAACGCGACGGGACGGCGCTCTTTCTCGCCCCCCTCCGTGCGCTCACCAACGAGAAGGAGAGCGAGTGGGAGCGCTTCGAGTCGCTCGGCTACTCGGTGTACGTCGTCACCGGGGAACGCGACCTGAACCCCCGGCGCGCCGAGCGCGCCGACATCCTCGTGATGACGCCCGAGAAAGCCGACTCCGCGACCCGGAAACACGAGTCGACGCGCTACGGCTTCATCCGCGACGTCGACTGCTGCGTCATCGACGAGGTCCACCTGCTCGACTCCGACCGCCGGGGGTCGGTGCTCGAGGTGACCGTCTCGCGCCTGCGACGCATCTGTGACCCCCGCATCGTCGCGCTCTCGGCGACGATGCCGAACGTCGACGACGTGGCCGCGTGGCTCGACGCCGTCCCCGAGACCACCTTCGAGTTCGGCGACGAGTACCGCCCCGTCCCCCTCGAGGCGGGCGTCCGGACCTACGCCCACGGCGACAACCCCTTCGCCGACAAGTACCGCCGGCTCTACCGCGCGCTCGACATCGCCGAACCTCACATCCGCGAGGAGGGCCAGGCGCTCGTCTTCGTCGCCTCCCGACAGGACACGGTGCGGGCGGCCGAGAAGGCGCGCGACGAACTCGCCGGTCGCGACGTCCCGATGGGCGCGCGTGGCGACTACGACTTCCACACCGAGGCGACGGACCTCCAGAACAAGACGCTCCGGCAGTCGGTGCTCGACGGCGTCGGCTTCCACCACGCCGGCCTCTCCCGGGAGGACAAGAACCGCGTCGAGGCGTGGTTCAAACGCGGCGACATCCAACTGTTGTTCTCGACGTCGACGCTCGCGTGGGGGGTGAACCTCCCGGCGCGCTGCGTCGTCATCCGCGACACGAAGCTCCACGACCCGCTCGAAGGCGAGGTGGACATGAGCCCCCTCGACGTCCTCCAGATGCTCGGCCGGGCGGGCCGCCCGGGGTACGACGACGCCGGCTACGCCTGGGTGGTCTGCGACGCCGCCGACGCCGACCGCTACCGTCGCCTGCTGAAGGAGGGCAAGGAGATAGAGTCGCGCCTCGCCGCCGACCTCGACGCCCACCTCAACGCCGAAATCGCGCTGGGCACCATCGACGACCTCGACGACGTGATGGACTGGCTCGACACCACCTTCTACGCCACCCGCGCGCGCAGCGCCCCCGACGCCTACGACTTCGGCGGCCGTCTCCGGGAGCGAGTGAGGGAGACGCTCTCGCGGCTGGTCGAGGGCGGGTTCGTCGAGACGGACAGCGAACTGCGCGTCGAGGGGACCGCCCTCGGCCAGCTCACCTCGCGGTTCTACCTCCGACTGGACACCGCCGAGCGCTTCGCCCGCCTCGCGCGGAGCGACGACATCGGCGAGATGGACGTGCTCGCGGCCGTCGCGGGCGCGGCGGAGTTCGACAGCGTGAGTTGCCGACAGTCGGAGCGCGACGCCGTCGACGCCGTCCTCACCGGCCGGGCGGCGGACGTCGACGACGCGGGCCACCGGAAGGTCCTCGCCATCCTCCGCGCGAGCATGGCGGGGACGACGCCCGGCGAACTCCAGAGCGACGCCTGGGTCATCAGGCAGAACGCCCTCCGCCTGCTCGCCGCCCTGCGGGCGTTCCTCGAACGCTTCGAGTCGCCCGTCGCCGCGAACCTCACCCGTCGGGTCGAGGCCCGCGTCGAGAACGCCATCAGCGCCGACGCCGTCGGCCTGACGGCCATCGACGGCGTGGGGTCGGGCCGGGCGAAGAAGCTCGCGAGCGAGGGGCTCACCACGCCCGCCGACGTGGTCGACGCCGGCGTCGACGCCCTCGTCGCGGCGGGTCTCTCCGAAGGCGTCGCCGAGCGCGTCGTCGAGAGCGCCCGCGGTCTCCCCGCCGTCGAGGTGGCGTGGGGCGACTTCCCCGACTCGGTCGCCCGCGGCCGCAACGACATGCGCGAGGTGCGCGTGCGCTCCGCGGCGGGCGGGGCGCGCGCCGCCGTCGCCGTCACCGTCAACGGCGTCGAGATGACCGACTCGACCACCTACCTCGGCGAGACGACGGTCCCCGTCGGCGTCTTCGGCGGGAGCGCCGACGAGATGGAGTACGTCGTCACCGTCACCTTCCCCGACCTGCCGCTCGTGCCCGTCACCCGCTCGCGGACCGTGCGCGTGGAGTGA
- a CDS encoding DUF2391 family protein, whose amino-acid sequence MVGPARRFKTADVAQQLVGGFLLAGPFVVTEEVWVLAESMSTLQGLLTTAIVFGIGYGALYKADTRDPDREVDVAGIPARFLSLMAVSFGSVIVLALAFDAPSTFLSGLDVERGRWLAVTAKAVSVGSVFSVVGAATADSVF is encoded by the coding sequence ATGGTCGGACCCGCCCGTCGTTTCAAGACCGCGGACGTCGCCCAGCAACTGGTCGGCGGCTTCCTCCTCGCGGGACCGTTCGTCGTCACCGAGGAGGTGTGGGTGCTGGCGGAGAGCATGAGCACCCTCCAGGGGTTGCTGACGACGGCCATCGTCTTCGGCATCGGCTACGGTGCGCTGTACAAGGCCGACACGCGCGACCCGGACCGGGAGGTTGACGTGGCGGGGATTCCGGCGCGCTTCCTCTCGCTGATGGCCGTGTCGTTCGGGTCGGTCATCGTCCTCGCGCTGGCGTTCGACGCGCCGTCGACGTTCCTCTCGGGACTGGACGTCGAGCGCGGCCGCTGGCTGGCCGTCACCGCGAAGGCCGTGAGCGTCGGGTCGGTGTTCAGCGTCGTCGGGGCCGCCACCGCCGACTCCGTCTTCTGA
- a CDS encoding cbb3-type cytochrome c oxidase subunit I encodes MVSIDSIPGVVLGGVLLAALVAVGYLRRRRRTMADGGYPTPSERETELETEKPFGLVRWFTTVDHKDIGILYIVFGVVAALWGGTDAMMLRTELITPGKTIWGTETYNGLFTTHGVTMIFFFALPVFFGIANYFLPMLIGADDMSFPRINAIAFWLLPPSLVLVRGGLITEIIGKLLESVGLSALAYPLLALTPIDMSWTMYTPMSSSLANPQIDLALLGLHLSGIATTMGAINFIVTIFAERADDVEWANLDIFSWTMLTTSGIALFAFPVLGSAIIMLFLDRNFGTTFFALEGGGAILWQHLFWFWGHPEVYILVLPAFGLTSLILPKFSGRKLFGFKFIVYSTLAIGVLSFGVWAHHMFTTSVDPRVKASFMAVSIAIAIPSAVKTFNWMTTMWSGNIRLTAPMILIIGGIGTFIIGGVTGVFLASIPVDLVFHDTYYIVGHFHFIIMGIIAMSMVAASYYWFPILTRRMYDQRLAQVQAVLLIVGVTVSFTAMLVIGYLGLPRRYAYYPAEFTLLHQVATAGAYIIALSVFLWIVNFVQSARTGPLVMDADVWNLKESGQFTREWQWFERQLQERRGFERSTPRTPVAEDGGSGGSSDVGDGGEGGGGSDGRDD; translated from the coding sequence ATGGTATCCATCGATTCTATACCCGGCGTGGTACTCGGCGGTGTCCTCCTCGCGGCGCTCGTCGCGGTCGGATACCTCCGACGGCGGCGACGCACGATGGCCGACGGCGGCTACCCCACACCGAGCGAGCGCGAGACCGAACTGGAGACGGAGAAGCCGTTCGGCCTCGTGCGATGGTTCACCACCGTCGACCACAAGGACATCGGCATCCTCTACATCGTCTTCGGCGTCGTCGCCGCCCTCTGGGGCGGCACCGACGCGATGATGCTGCGCACGGAACTCATCACGCCCGGGAAGACCATCTGGGGGACCGAGACCTACAACGGGCTGTTCACCACCCACGGCGTGACGATGATCTTCTTCTTCGCGCTGCCGGTGTTCTTCGGCATCGCCAACTACTTCCTCCCGATGCTCATCGGCGCCGACGACATGTCGTTCCCGCGTATCAACGCCATCGCGTTCTGGCTGCTGCCGCCGTCGCTCGTGCTGGTTCGCGGCGGCCTCATCACCGAAATCATCGGGAAGCTACTGGAATCCGTCGGCCTCTCGGCGCTCGCCTACCCCCTGCTCGCGCTCACGCCCATCGACATGAGCTGGACGATGTACACGCCGATGTCGTCGTCACTGGCCAACCCACAGATAGACCTCGCGTTGCTCGGCCTCCACCTGAGCGGTATCGCCACGACGATGGGCGCCATCAACTTCATCGTCACCATCTTCGCGGAACGGGCGGACGACGTCGAGTGGGCGAACCTCGACATCTTCAGCTGGACGATGCTGACCACCTCGGGCATCGCGCTGTTCGCGTTCCCGGTGCTCGGCAGCGCCATCATCATGCTCTTTCTCGACCGGAACTTCGGGACCACCTTCTTCGCGCTGGAGGGCGGCGGTGCCATCCTCTGGCAACACCTGTTCTGGTTCTGGGGCCACCCCGAGGTGTACATCCTCGTCCTCCCGGCGTTCGGGCTGACGAGCCTCATCCTCCCGAAGTTCTCGGGGCGGAAGCTCTTCGGGTTCAAGTTCATCGTCTACTCGACGCTCGCCATCGGCGTCCTGAGCTTCGGCGTGTGGGCCCACCACATGTTCACGACGAGCGTCGACCCGCGCGTGAAGGCGTCGTTCATGGCCGTCTCCATCGCCATCGCCATCCCGAGCGCGGTCAAGACGTTCAACTGGATGACGACGATGTGGAGCGGGAACATCCGGCTCACTGCGCCCATGATACTCATCATCGGCGGCATCGGGACGTTCATCATCGGCGGGGTGACGGGCGTGTTCCTCGCGTCCATCCCCGTCGACCTCGTCTTCCACGACACCTACTACATCGTCGGGCACTTCCACTTCATCATCATGGGCATCATCGCGATGTCGATGGTCGCCGCCAGCTACTACTGGTTCCCCATCCTCACCCGGCGGATGTACGACCAGCGCCTCGCGCAGGTGCAGGCGGTGTTGCTCATCGTCGGCGTCACCGTCTCGTTCACCGCGATGCTCGTCATCGGCTACCTCGGCCTGCCCCGGCGCTACGCCTACTACCCCGCCGAGTTCACCCTGCTCCACCAGGTCGCCACCGCGGGCGCGTACATCATCGCGCTCAGCGTCTTCCTCTGGATCGTCAACTTCGTCCAGTCGGCGCGGACCGGCCCGCTGGTGATGGACGCCGACGTCTGGAACCTGAAGGAGAGCGGCCAGTTCACCCGCGAGTGGCAGTGGTTCGAGCGCCAACTGCAGGAGCGCCGCGGCTTCGAACGCAGCACGCCGCGGACGCCGGTGGCCGAGGACGGCGGTAGCGGTGGCAGTAGTGACGTCGGTGACGGCGGCGAGGGTGGCGGCGGGAGCGACGGACGCGACGACTGA
- a CDS encoding DUF6789 family protein, producing the protein METNRVTGAIAGGVAGTAVLTLLLILLEVQTREQIQAFDVIARFVGTPGQTTVGFALFVVAGVVAWPLVFVAIRDYIPRGPDPAAQGAIFAIVLWVAFAVAGRGDLSGPILILYAAYTFFAHLAYGFTMGIVYGHFRGGSQTSREVYAQQ; encoded by the coding sequence ATGGAGACGAATCGGGTGACCGGCGCCATCGCGGGCGGGGTCGCGGGGACGGCGGTCCTGACGCTCCTCCTGATACTCCTCGAAGTGCAGACGCGAGAGCAGATACAGGCGTTCGACGTCATCGCTCGCTTCGTCGGGACGCCGGGCCAGACCACCGTCGGGTTCGCGCTGTTCGTCGTCGCCGGCGTGGTCGCGTGGCCCCTCGTGTTCGTCGCGATACGCGACTACATCCCGCGCGGTCCCGACCCCGCGGCGCAGGGGGCTATCTTCGCCATCGTGCTGTGGGTCGCGTTCGCGGTCGCCGGACGTGGCGACCTCTCGGGCCCCATCCTCATCCTCTACGCGGCGTACACGTTCTTCGCGCACCTCGCGTACGGCTTCACGATGGGCATCGTCTACGGTCACTTCCGCGGAGGGTCGCAGACGTCCCGGGAAGTGTACGCCCAGCAGTGA
- a CDS encoding sulfurtransferase, translated as MDMLVDPEWVAERLDEEGVRVVDVREAWEYDGIGHLPGAVSVPFDAFRSADEGEAGMLPGAAAFADLMGEAGVRREDHVVAYDDTHGVFAARLLVTCELYGHPREKLHLLNGDYSAWSREQEVSREAPEVAEANYDAAFVEDGPLVGIDVVAAAIDDPDAVIVDTREEGEFDAGHIPSAVRLDWLELVDEASRGLKSDDELRALLEERGVVPEKRVVLYCNTARRISHTYVALRHLGYEDLAFYEGSLTEWEREGRDLVTE; from the coding sequence ATGGACATGCTCGTAGACCCGGAGTGGGTCGCGGAGCGACTCGACGAGGAGGGGGTGCGTGTCGTCGACGTGCGCGAGGCGTGGGAGTACGACGGCATCGGTCACCTGCCGGGCGCCGTGAGCGTCCCGTTCGACGCCTTCCGGTCGGCCGACGAGGGGGAAGCCGGAATGCTCCCCGGCGCGGCGGCGTTCGCCGACCTGATGGGGGAGGCGGGCGTGCGCCGCGAGGACCACGTCGTGGCCTACGACGACACCCACGGCGTCTTCGCCGCGCGCCTGCTCGTCACCTGCGAGCTGTACGGCCACCCGCGCGAGAAGCTCCACCTGCTGAACGGCGACTACAGCGCGTGGAGTCGCGAACAGGAGGTGAGCCGGGAGGCCCCCGAGGTGGCCGAGGCGAACTACGACGCCGCGTTCGTCGAGGACGGCCCGCTGGTGGGTATCGACGTCGTCGCGGCGGCCATCGACGACCCCGACGCGGTCATCGTCGACACCCGCGAGGAAGGGGAGTTCGACGCGGGCCACATCCCGAGCGCGGTGCGCCTCGACTGGCTGGAACTCGTCGACGAGGCGAGCCGCGGGCTGAAGTCCGACGACGAGCTACGAGCGCTCCTCGAGGAGCGCGGCGTCGTCCCCGAGAAGCGGGTCGTCCTCTACTGCAACACCGCCCGACGTATCAGTCACACCTACGTCGCGCTGCGCCACCTCGGCTACGAGGACCTCGCGTTCTACGAGGGGAGTCTCACCGAGTGGGAGCGCGAGGGGCGCGACCTCGTCACGGAGTGA